In Bosea vestrisii, the following are encoded in one genomic region:
- a CDS encoding glycerophosphodiester phosphodiesterase, producing the protein MKPLLQPATMLATFVLALAAPALAQSPAPTLDGKPALIVGHRGASGYLPEHTIEGYKLAIEQGADFIEPDLVSTKDGHLVVRHEPMMSGTTDVATRPEFAARKLTRKIDGVDTTDWFASDFTLAEIKTLRAKQAFADRDQSHNGKYEIPTLQQVIDLAKAESTRTGRTIGIYPEIKHSTYHSAMGLAIEDKLLDQLKAAGWTEKTSPVFIQSFETANLKYLRGKTQLRLIQLVDADDVDKDGGIVLAAPFDKPYDFAVTGDKRTFKDLVTAEGLKEIRTYADGVGPWKPYLMPAKQVLGDDGKPRDLNGDGTIDERDRVLLPPTDVVKNAHAVGLFVHTWTFRSEPKRLASDFKGDPAAEYKAYLALGIDGLFSDFPDAAVKARNAK; encoded by the coding sequence ATGAAGCCCCTGTTGCAGCCGGCCACGATGCTGGCGACCTTTGTCCTCGCGCTGGCCGCCCCGGCCCTGGCGCAGAGCCCGGCCCCGACGCTGGACGGCAAGCCGGCGTTGATCGTCGGCCATCGTGGCGCCAGCGGCTACCTGCCCGAGCACACGATCGAAGGCTACAAGCTCGCGATCGAGCAAGGCGCTGATTTCATCGAACCGGACCTCGTCTCGACGAAGGACGGCCATCTCGTTGTCCGCCACGAGCCGATGATGTCCGGCACCACCGACGTCGCGACCCGGCCGGAATTCGCCGCGCGCAAGCTGACGCGCAAGATCGACGGCGTCGACACCACCGACTGGTTCGCCTCCGACTTCACCCTCGCCGAGATCAAGACGCTGCGGGCCAAGCAGGCCTTCGCCGACCGCGACCAGTCGCATAACGGCAAGTACGAGATCCCGACGCTGCAGCAGGTGATCGACCTCGCCAAAGCCGAGAGCACCCGGACCGGCCGTACGATCGGCATCTATCCGGAGATCAAGCACTCGACCTATCACTCGGCGATGGGCCTTGCGATCGAGGACAAGCTGCTCGATCAGCTCAAGGCGGCCGGCTGGACCGAGAAGACCTCGCCGGTGTTCATCCAGAGCTTCGAGACGGCCAATCTCAAATATCTGCGCGGCAAGACACAGCTGCGCCTGATCCAGCTCGTCGACGCCGACGATGTCGACAAGGACGGCGGCATCGTGCTCGCCGCGCCGTTCGACAAGCCCTACGACTTCGCCGTCACTGGTGACAAACGCACCTTCAAGGACCTCGTCACCGCCGAGGGTCTGAAGGAGATCAGGACCTATGCCGACGGCGTCGGTCCCTGGAAGCCCTATCTGATGCCGGCCAAGCAGGTGCTCGGCGACGACGGCAAGCCGCGCGATCTCAACGGCGACGGGACGATCGACGAGCGCGACCGCGTGCTGCTGCCGCCGACCGACGTGGTGAAGAACGCCCACGCTGTCGGGCTCTTCGTCCACACCTGGACCTTCCGCAGCGAGCCCAAGCGCCTCGCCTCGGACTTCAAGGGCGATCCGGCCGCGGAGTACAAGGCCTATCTGGCGCTCGGCATCGACGGTCTGTTCTCAGACTTCCCCGATGCGGCTGTGAAGGCGCGTAACGCCAAGTAG
- a CDS encoding RsmB/NOP family class I SAM-dependent RNA methyltransferase, which translates to MTPAARISAAIEVLADLIERRRPAADALKDWGLSRRFAGSKDRAAVASLVYDALRRRASSTHALSEETPRALVLGMLVSQRGMAVEEISELFNGQNHAPAPLTEFEVAGLVAFDLNAAPGWVRADVPDWLWPSFMAGFGDDAVAEGQALAGRAPADIRTNRLKTDRARLRATLSHLQPEPGAWSPDALRFLSGPDGRGPSLQSEPSFFNGEFEIQDEGSQLVTLLAGAQPAMTVVDLCAGAGGKTLALAAILNGKGRIFATDLDSRRLAPLHDRVARSGAGNVEVRVPKSRGHDALADLAGSVDLVLVDAPCTGSGTWRRNPDAKWRVRPGALAERIKEQAQVLDRAASLVKPGGRIAYITCSMLPEENDVAVDAFLARHAGFAPVATRSLLDTGEVDFGLLARFATRFGLQLSPRRTGTDGFYLAALARHDPA; encoded by the coding sequence ATGACTCCTGCCGCCCGCATCAGCGCCGCCATCGAGGTTCTGGCGGACCTGATCGAGCGCCGGCGCCCGGCGGCCGATGCGCTGAAGGATTGGGGTCTGTCGCGTCGCTTTGCCGGTTCGAAGGACCGCGCCGCGGTCGCCTCGCTGGTCTATGACGCGCTGCGCCGCCGGGCTTCTTCCACCCACGCACTCAGCGAGGAAACGCCCCGCGCGCTCGTCCTTGGCATGCTGGTCAGCCAGCGTGGCATGGCGGTAGAGGAGATTTCGGAGCTCTTCAACGGGCAAAATCACGCTCCGGCTCCGCTGACCGAGTTCGAGGTCGCGGGGCTCGTCGCCTTCGATCTCAATGCGGCGCCCGGCTGGGTGCGCGCCGATGTGCCGGACTGGCTCTGGCCCTCCTTCATGGCCGGCTTTGGCGACGATGCGGTCGCAGAAGGACAGGCACTGGCGGGCAGGGCTCCGGCCGATATCCGCACCAACCGGCTGAAGACAGATCGCGCTCGGCTGCGCGCAACGCTGAGCCATCTCCAGCCGGAGCCCGGGGCTTGGTCGCCCGACGCCTTGCGTTTCCTGTCCGGGCCCGATGGCCGTGGCCCCTCGCTGCAGAGCGAGCCGAGCTTCTTCAATGGCGAGTTCGAGATCCAGGACGAGGGCTCGCAGCTCGTGACCCTGCTCGCCGGCGCGCAACCCGCGATGACGGTCGTCGACCTTTGCGCCGGCGCAGGCGGCAAGACGCTGGCGCTGGCCGCGATCCTGAACGGCAAGGGACGCATCTTCGCTACGGACCTCGACAGCCGCCGGCTGGCACCGCTGCATGACCGGGTCGCTCGCTCGGGCGCAGGCAATGTCGAGGTGCGCGTGCCCAAGAGCCGCGGTCATGATGCGCTTGCCGACCTCGCGGGCTCTGTCGATCTGGTACTCGTTGATGCGCCCTGTACCGGCTCCGGCACCTGGCGGCGCAACCCCGATGCGAAATGGCGGGTGCGTCCCGGAGCTTTGGCCGAGCGTATCAAGGAGCAGGCGCAGGTGCTCGATCGCGCCGCCAGTCTGGTCAAGCCGGGCGGGCGCATCGCCTACATCACCTGCTCGATGCTGCCTGAGGAGAACGACGTCGCGGTCGACGCCTTCCTGGCGCGGCATGCTGGCTTCGCGCCGGTCGCGACACGCTCCCTGCTCGATACCGGCGAAGTCGATTTCGGCCTGCTCGCTCGCTTCGCCACGCGTTTTGGCCTGCAGCTCTCGCCGCGCCGGACAGGGACGGACGGGTTCTATCTGGCGGCGCTTGCTCGCCACGATCCGGCTTGA
- a CDS encoding putative quinol monooxygenase: MSKTEETFISIAVLKAKPGQREQLRQNLLALIEPTRAEPGCLDYVLFELRDEPGTFYMREAFTSPAALEVHKATPHFQAFAATAGDLLAEPLRLVALDRVSS; this comes from the coding sequence ATGAGCAAGACCGAAGAGACCTTCATTTCCATCGCCGTGTTGAAAGCGAAGCCCGGCCAGCGCGAGCAACTGCGCCAAAACCTGCTGGCGTTGATCGAGCCGACGCGAGCCGAGCCGGGCTGCCTCGACTATGTGCTGTTCGAGCTGCGCGACGAACCTGGCACTTTCTACATGCGCGAGGCGTTCACCAGCCCGGCCGCGCTCGAGGTTCACAAGGCGACGCCGCATTTCCAGGCATTCGCAGCGACGGCCGGCGATTTGCTGGCCGAGCCGCTGCGGCTGGTCGCGCTCGACCGCGTCTCCTCCTGA
- the guaA gene encoding glutamine-hydrolyzing GMP synthase, producing MSAQPQNSVPQDSVPHDSILIIDFGSQVTQLIARRVREIGVYCEIAPFQSASEAFQRLKPKGVIFSGGPASVPDEGSPRAPQEVFSSGLPVLGICYGQQTMAHQLGGKVEGGHAAEFGRADVEIVTPSALFEGIWEEGARYPVWMSHGDRVTQLPAGFSVKATSENAPYAVASDEGRRFYSTMFHPEVVHTPDGAKLLRNFVVTICGCTPDWSMSAYRAETIAKIRAQVGSGRVICGLSGGVDSAVAAVLIHEAIGDQLTCVFVDHGLMRMNEAEEVVRLFRDHYNIPLVHVEAEELFLSELAKCGADPEAKRKTIGRLFIDVFDAEAAKLGGADFLAQGTLYPDVIESVSFSGGPSVTIKSHHNVGGLPERMKMKLVEPLRELFKDEVRVLGRELGLPEAFVGRHPFPGPGLAIRCPGEITREKLDILRKADAIYLEEIRKAGLYDVIWQAFAVLLPVRTVGVMGDYRTYDHVCALRAVTSVDGMTADFYPYDMAFLGRTATRIINEVKGINRVVYDVTSKPPGTIEWE from the coding sequence ATGAGCGCCCAGCCCCAAAACTCCGTGCCCCAAGATTCCGTGCCGCACGACTCCATCCTGATCATCGACTTCGGCAGTCAGGTGACGCAGCTGATCGCGCGCCGCGTGCGCGAGATCGGCGTCTATTGCGAGATCGCGCCGTTCCAGTCGGCCTCCGAGGCCTTCCAGCGCCTGAAGCCGAAAGGCGTGATCTTTTCGGGCGGTCCGGCCTCGGTGCCGGATGAAGGCTCGCCGCGGGCGCCGCAGGAGGTGTTCTCCTCCGGCCTGCCGGTGCTCGGCATCTGCTATGGCCAGCAGACCATGGCCCATCAGCTCGGCGGCAAGGTCGAGGGCGGCCACGCCGCTGAATTCGGTCGCGCCGATGTCGAGATCGTCACGCCGTCGGCCTTGTTCGAAGGAATCTGGGAGGAGGGCGCGCGCTATCCGGTCTGGATGAGCCATGGCGACCGCGTCACCCAGCTCCCGGCCGGTTTTTCGGTCAAGGCGACCTCCGAGAACGCGCCCTATGCGGTGGCGAGCGACGAGGGCCGGCGCTTCTATTCGACCATGTTCCACCCCGAGGTCGTGCACACCCCGGACGGGGCGAAGCTGCTGCGCAATTTCGTCGTGACGATCTGCGGCTGCACGCCGGACTGGTCGATGTCGGCCTACCGGGCCGAGACCATCGCCAAGATACGCGCCCAGGTCGGCAGCGGCCGGGTGATCTGCGGCCTCTCCGGCGGCGTCGATTCGGCGGTTGCGGCCGTGCTGATCCACGAGGCGATCGGCGACCAGCTGACCTGCGTCTTCGTCGACCATGGCCTGATGCGCATGAACGAGGCGGAGGAGGTCGTCCGCCTGTTCCGCGACCACTACAACATCCCGCTGGTCCATGTTGAGGCCGAAGAGCTTTTCCTCTCCGAGCTCGCCAAATGCGGCGCCGATCCGGAAGCCAAGCGCAAGACCATCGGCCGGCTCTTCATCGACGTCTTCGACGCCGAGGCCGCCAAACTGGGCGGCGCCGATTTCCTCGCCCAGGGCACGCTCTATCCCGACGTGATCGAGAGTGTATCCTTCTCTGGCGGGCCTTCGGTGACGATCAAGAGCCACCACAATGTCGGCGGCCTGCCCGAGCGCATGAAGATGAAGCTCGTCGAGCCGCTGCGCGAATTGTTCAAGGACGAGGTCAGGGTGCTCGGCCGCGAGCTCGGCCTGCCCGAGGCCTTCGTCGGTCGCCATCCCTTCCCGGGGCCGGGCCTCGCCATCCGCTGCCCCGGCGAGATCACCAGGGAGAAGCTCGATATCCTGCGCAAGGCCGACGCGATCTATCTCGAGGAAATCCGCAAGGCCGGCCTCTACGACGTGATCTGGCAGGCCTTCGCCGTGCTGCTGCCGGTGCGCACCGTCGGTGTGATGGGCGACTACCGCACCTACGACCATGTCTGCGCCCTGCGCGCCGTGACCTCGGTCGACGGCATGACGGCAGATTTCTACCCCTACGACATGGCTTTCCTCGGCCGCACCGCGACCCGCATCATCAACGAGGTCAAGGGCATCAACCGGGTCGTCTACGACGTCACCTCAAAGCCCCCCGGCACGATCGAGTGGGAGTAG
- the purU gene encoding formyltetrahydrofolate deformylase yields the protein MLDRTAILTLSCPDRPGIVAAVSTLLFEAGCNILDAQQFDDIETGRFFMRVVFNRLEESQPHTAIAASVGDLAKRFGMEFTLRERQANKRVMLLVSKFDHCLADLLYRWRIGELPMEISAIVSNHGRDSLNSTDLGDLPFHHLPVTRQTKMEQEAELWRLVQETKTDLVVLARYMQILSDGFSAKLLGRCINIHHSFLPGFKGAKPYHQAHERGVKLIGATAHYVTPDLDEGPIIEQDVERISHRDTPDDLVRKGRDIERRVLARAVRQHLEDRVVLNGKKTVVFTD from the coding sequence ATGCTCGACCGCACCGCGATTCTGACACTGTCCTGCCCCGACCGTCCCGGCATCGTCGCCGCCGTCTCGACCCTGCTGTTCGAGGCCGGATGCAACATCCTCGACGCACAGCAATTCGACGACATCGAAACCGGCCGCTTCTTCATGCGCGTCGTCTTCAACCGGCTGGAGGAGAGCCAGCCTCACACCGCCATCGCCGCCTCGGTCGGCGACCTGGCGAAACGCTTCGGCATGGAGTTCACGCTGCGCGAGCGCCAAGCGAACAAGCGGGTCATGCTGCTGGTCTCGAAATTCGACCATTGCCTGGCCGATCTGCTCTATCGCTGGCGCATCGGCGAATTGCCGATGGAGATCTCGGCGATCGTCTCCAATCACGGCCGCGACAGCCTGAATTCGACCGATCTCGGCGATCTGCCGTTCCATCATCTGCCGGTGACGCGCCAGACCAAGATGGAGCAGGAGGCGGAGCTCTGGCGGCTGGTGCAGGAGACCAAGACCGACCTCGTCGTGCTCGCCCGCTACATGCAGATTCTGTCGGACGGGTTCTCGGCCAAGCTACTCGGCCGCTGCATCAATATCCACCACTCGTTCCTGCCCGGCTTCAAGGGCGCCAAGCCCTATCATCAGGCGCATGAGCGCGGCGTGAAGCTGATCGGCGCGACCGCGCACTACGTCACGCCCGACCTCGACGAGGGCCCGATCATCGAGCAGGACGTCGAGCGCATCAGCCATCGCGACACACCGGACGATCTCGTCCGCAAGGGCCGCGACATCGAGCGGCGCGTGCTGGCGCGGGCCGTGCGCCAGCATCTCGAAGATCGCGTCGTGCTAAACGGCAAGAAGACCGTGGTCTTCACCGATTGA
- a CDS encoding sarcosine oxidase subunit gamma yields MSELAFPTSWTPRGAWNGILPNGQFGTAGLAGVTAAARDGLGIASIIIADGGEAALAQAVMARFGLDLPSSPVALCSATHALIWSGPGQWLLVGEDRGRFADDLQALSGFAAVADQSDGRAVLRLSGARIRDALAKGCMIDLHPAAFPAGSAALTSISHIGAQLWRTRDGPDGAAFEIMVARSMAGSFWAWFSASAAEFGCSVTTGRG; encoded by the coding sequence ATGTCTGAGCTTGCGTTCCCCACGAGCTGGACGCCGCGCGGAGCGTGGAACGGCATCCTGCCCAACGGCCAGTTTGGCACGGCTGGGCTTGCCGGCGTCACCGCAGCGGCGCGGGACGGCCTCGGCATCGCCAGCATCATCATCGCCGATGGCGGCGAGGCTGCGCTGGCGCAGGCCGTCATGGCGCGTTTCGGTCTCGATCTGCCTTCGAGCCCGGTCGCGCTATGCTCGGCCACCCATGCACTGATCTGGTCCGGGCCCGGCCAATGGCTGCTGGTCGGCGAGGACCGCGGCCGCTTCGCCGATGACCTGCAGGCGCTTTCCGGGTTCGCCGCCGTCGCCGATCAGAGCGACGGCCGTGCCGTGCTGCGATTGTCGGGCGCAAGGATCCGCGACGCCCTCGCCAAGGGCTGCATGATCGACCTGCACCCGGCCGCCTTTCCGGCAGGCAGCGCCGCCTTGACCAGCATCTCCCATATCGGCGCGCAGCTCTGGCGGACGCGGGACGGCCCTGATGGAGCGGCGTTCGAGATCATGGTGGCGCGCAGCATGGCCGGCAGCTTCTGGGCGTGGTTTTCCGCCTCCGCAGCCGAATTCGGCTGCAGCGTGACGACCGGCCGAGGTTGA
- a CDS encoding sarcosine oxidase subunit delta, producing the protein MRIPCPYCGARDVQEFTYLGDAGPKRPETLTATEAAMFDYVYQRDNPAGRHSELWYHGAGCHAWLVVTRDTRSHAIEAVEPAKSRAQAKATAE; encoded by the coding sequence ATGCGCATCCCCTGCCCCTATTGCGGCGCCCGCGACGTCCAGGAATTCACCTATCTCGGCGACGCCGGGCCCAAGCGCCCCGAAACCCTCACCGCGACCGAGGCCGCGATGTTCGACTATGTCTACCAGCGCGACAATCCGGCCGGCCGGCATAGCGAACTCTGGTACCACGGCGCCGGCTGCCATGCCTGGCTGGTGGTGACGCGCGATACGCGCAGCCATGCGATCGAGGCTGTCGAACCGGCCAAGTCCCGGGCTCAAGCCAAGGCGACCGCGGAATGA
- a CDS encoding sarcosine oxidase subunit beta family protein, with protein sequence MRYSIFSLARQTLAGHRGWTPAWRDAAPKPEYDVLIIGGGGHGLATAHYLASQHGVSNVAVIEKGYIGSGNVGRNTTIIRSNYLLPGNTPFYEHSLKLWEGLEQEINYNAMVSQRGVLNLFHSDAQRDAFARRGNAMRLAGVDADLLDREQVRAMTPYLNFETGRFPIQGGLLQKRGGSVRHDAVAWGYARAADQRGVDIVQNCEVTGLNIENGRVTGVETSRGPIRAKKIGLAVAGNSSRLAAMAGMRLPIESHVLQAFVSEGVKPLIDTVVTYGMGHFYISQSDKGGLVFGGDIDGYNSYAQRGNLPVIEDVMESAMALWPGLGRLRVLRHWGGIMDMSMDGSPIIDRTPVEGLYLNAGWCYGGFKATPASGFCFAHLIARDEPHPVATAFRLDRFATGRLIDEKGVGAQPNLH encoded by the coding sequence ATGCGCTATTCGATCTTCTCACTCGCCCGGCAGACGCTGGCCGGCCATCGCGGCTGGACGCCGGCCTGGCGCGACGCCGCGCCCAAGCCCGAATACGACGTGCTGATCATTGGTGGTGGCGGGCACGGGCTTGCGACGGCGCATTATCTCGCCAGCCAGCATGGCGTCAGCAATGTCGCCGTGATCGAGAAGGGCTATATCGGCTCCGGCAATGTCGGGCGCAATACGACGATCATCCGCTCGAATTACCTGCTGCCCGGCAACACGCCGTTCTACGAGCACTCGCTGAAGCTCTGGGAGGGGCTGGAGCAGGAGATCAATTACAACGCCATGGTCAGCCAGCGCGGCGTGCTGAACCTGTTCCATTCGGACGCGCAGCGCGACGCCTTCGCCAGGCGCGGCAACGCCATGCGGCTCGCAGGCGTCGATGCGGACCTGCTCGACCGCGAGCAGGTCCGGGCGATGACGCCCTATCTCAACTTTGAGACCGGCCGCTTCCCGATCCAGGGCGGACTGCTGCAGAAGCGCGGCGGCTCGGTCCGCCACGACGCCGTCGCCTGGGGCTATGCGCGGGCCGCCGACCAGCGCGGCGTCGACATCGTCCAGAACTGCGAGGTCACGGGGCTCAATATCGAGAACGGCCGGGTCACCGGCGTCGAGACCTCGCGCGGGCCGATCCGGGCGAAGAAAATCGGGCTCGCGGTCGCCGGAAACTCCTCGCGGCTCGCGGCCATGGCCGGGATGCGGCTACCGATCGAGAGTCATGTGCTGCAGGCCTTCGTCTCGGAGGGCGTCAAGCCGCTGATCGACACCGTCGTGACCTATGGCATGGGCCATTTCTACATCAGCCAGTCTGACAAGGGCGGGCTCGTCTTCGGCGGCGACATCGATGGCTACAATTCCTACGCCCAGCGCGGCAACCTGCCGGTGATCGAGGACGTGATGGAATCCGCCATGGCGCTCTGGCCGGGGCTCGGCCGCCTGCGCGTGCTGCGGCACTGGGGCGGGATCATGGACATGTCGATGGACGGCTCGCCGATCATCGACCGCACGCCGGTCGAGGGCCTCTATCTCAACGCCGGCTGGTGCTATGGCGGCTTCAAGGCGACGCCGGCCTCGGGCTTCTGCTTCGCCCATCTGATCGCGCGCGACGAACCGCACCCGGTTGCGACCGCATTCCGGCTCGACCGTTTCGCGACAGGCCGGCTGATCGACGAAAAGGGCGTCGGCGCCCAGCCCAACCTGCATTGA
- a CDS encoding GlxA family transcriptional regulator: protein MTVSDARLTYGDSQAPTHIGFLLIPDFALLGYASAIEPLRAANRLSGRDLYRWSHVSIDGLPAPASNGVSIRADHGVGDDVRFDYLFVCAGGNPAAFQHPQSFAWLRQLARRGVRLGGVSGGSYILARANVLGGYRFTIHWEHAAAFLEDYPNLDLRRSLYAIDRDRLTSSGGTAPLDMMHAVIAREHGSELALSVSEWFLQTHVREGEGPQRMPLRERLGISHAPLLRVVGRMEQSLENPIARAELARTAGVSLRQLERLFRLHLGRSLGEYYLGLRLDRARDLLRQTSLSVLEIALASGFGSASHFSRAYRSRFSHPPRAERLPAKAAVWR from the coding sequence ATGACTGTCAGCGACGCCCGATTGACCTATGGCGACAGCCAGGCGCCGACCCATATCGGCTTCCTGCTGATCCCGGACTTCGCGCTGCTCGGCTATGCCTCGGCGATCGAGCCCCTGCGCGCCGCCAACCGGCTCTCGGGCCGTGACCTCTATCGCTGGAGCCATGTCTCCATCGACGGGCTGCCCGCACCGGCCTCGAACGGGGTCAGCATCAGGGCCGATCACGGCGTCGGCGACGATGTCCGCTTCGATTATCTGTTCGTCTGCGCCGGTGGCAATCCGGCCGCCTTCCAGCACCCGCAGAGCTTTGCCTGGCTGCGGCAGCTGGCGCGGCGCGGCGTCAGGCTCGGCGGCGTCTCCGGCGGCTCCTACATCCTGGCGCGAGCGAATGTGCTCGGCGGTTATCGCTTCACCATTCATTGGGAGCATGCCGCCGCCTTTCTCGAAGACTATCCCAATCTCGATCTGCGCCGCTCGCTCTACGCGATCGACCGTGACCGGCTGACCTCCAGTGGCGGCACCGCCCCGCTCGACATGATGCATGCCGTCATCGCCCGCGAGCATGGCAGCGAACTGGCGCTCAGCGTCAGCGAATGGTTCCTGCAGACCCATGTGCGCGAAGGCGAGGGGCCGCAGCGCATGCCGCTGCGCGAGCGGCTCGGCATCAGCCACGCGCCGCTGCTGCGCGTAGTCGGGCGGATGGAGCAGAGCCTGGAAAACCCGATCGCGCGCGCCGAACTCGCGCGCACGGCCGGCGTGTCGCTGCGGCAGCTTGAACGCCTGTTCCGGCTGCATCTCGGCCGCTCCCTCGGCGAGTATTATCTCGGCTTGCGGCTCGACCGGGCGCGCGACCTGCTGCGCCAGACCAGCCTGTCGGTGCTCGAGATCGCGCTCGCCAGCGGCTTCGGCAGCGCCAGCCACTTCTCGCGCGCCTACCGGAGCCGCTTCAGCCATCCGCCACGCGCCGAGCGCCTGCCGGCCAAAGCGGCGGTTTGGCGCTGA
- a CDS encoding transporter substrate-binding domain-containing protein, whose amino-acid sequence MKRIVAIALACAATLAALPALAQDSLAKIKEKGVLTVGVKNDYKPWGFLEPSGKIVGLEIDLAQAVADKIGVKLEMLPVIAANRMEFLKQGRIDMVLATMGDTAERRKIVGMVEPNYYAGATNVLAPKSAGLKTWADLKGRKVCAVQGAYYNRRVTQMYAPELVVFPSVPDALNALQGNNCVAFLFDDTLIVSTLSGGDAKWAGYEMPLVSEDPQLWAIGIRLEDMDGPFGKLVKEMSTDWHKSGKLLELETKWGIKQSPYLIETNKKLKGGA is encoded by the coding sequence ATGAAACGCATTGTCGCCATTGCGCTTGCTTGCGCCGCCACACTCGCCGCCTTGCCGGCGCTCGCCCAGGATTCGCTCGCCAAGATCAAGGAAAAGGGCGTCCTCACCGTCGGCGTCAAGAACGACTACAAGCCCTGGGGTTTCCTGGAGCCGTCGGGCAAGATCGTCGGGCTCGAGATCGACCTTGCCCAGGCGGTCGCCGACAAGATCGGCGTCAAGCTGGAGATGCTGCCGGTCATCGCCGCCAACCGCATGGAATTCCTCAAGCAGGGCCGGATCGACATGGTGCTGGCGACGATGGGCGACACCGCCGAGCGCCGCAAGATAGTCGGCATGGTCGAGCCGAACTACTATGCCGGCGCGACCAATGTGTTGGCTCCCAAGAGCGCCGGCCTGAAGACATGGGCCGACCTCAAGGGCCGCAAGGTCTGCGCCGTGCAGGGCGCTTATTACAACCGCCGCGTCACGCAGATGTACGCGCCCGAACTGGTCGTCTTCCCCTCGGTGCCGGACGCTTTGAACGCGCTGCAGGGCAATAACTGCGTCGCCTTCCTGTTCGACGATACGCTGATCGTCTCGACGCTCTCGGGCGGCGACGCCAAATGGGCCGGCTACGAGATGCCGCTGGTCTCCGAGGATCCGCAGCTCTGGGCCATCGGCATCCGGCTCGAGGACATGGACGGCCCCTTCGGCAAGCTCGTCAAGGAGATGTCGACCGACTGGCACAAGAGCGGCAAGCTGCTCGAGCTCGAGACCAAATGGGGCATCAAGCAGAGCCCCTATCTGATCGAGACCAACAAGAAGCTGAAGGGCGGCGCGTAG
- a CDS encoding amino acid ABC transporter permease: MSDMIAAFFERLNETHGLNFSVFYDAFDRARFITGLWTTSYICVIAIAASLALGLLGVWIAGGQSRIGRLIVRGYVQFFRNTPPLVQLSFFYFAVAALLPTVSDGFGGRSPLVSGTGWAIIAFSLFAGAFNVEIFRAGIEAVPSTTVEAAESLGYTRLQLYIHVVLPLAFRICLPALNNNLINLVKTTTLAYAIGVPELHYAASQIWSESFNVREMMNVLLVTYVLLVAILVFVMGRWERAMRIPGYTT; this comes from the coding sequence ATGTCGGACATGATCGCCGCCTTCTTCGAGCGCCTGAACGAAACGCACGGGCTGAATTTCTCGGTCTTCTACGACGCCTTCGACCGCGCGCGTTTCATCACCGGGCTCTGGACCACGAGCTATATCTGCGTGATCGCGATCGCAGCTTCGCTGGCGCTCGGCCTGCTCGGCGTCTGGATCGCCGGCGGCCAGTCGCGTATCGGGCGTCTGATCGTGCGCGGTTACGTCCAGTTCTTCCGCAACACGCCGCCTTTGGTGCAGCTGTCGTTCTTCTACTTCGCCGTGGCCGCCCTGCTGCCGACGGTCAGCGACGGCTTCGGCGGCCGCTCGCCGCTGGTCTCGGGCACGGGTTGGGCGATCATCGCGTTTTCGCTGTTCGCCGGCGCCTTCAATGTCGAGATCTTCCGCGCCGGCATCGAGGCGGTGCCCTCGACCACGGTCGAGGCGGCGGAATCCCTCGGATATACGCGGCTGCAGCTCTACATCCATGTCGTGCTGCCGCTCGCCTTCCGGATCTGCCTGCCGGCGCTGAACAACAACCTGATCAATCTGGTAAAGACGACGACGCTGGCCTACGCCATCGGCGTGCCGGAACTGCACTATGCCGCCTCGCAAATCTGGTCGGAGAGCTTCAACGTCCGCGAGATGATGAACGTCCTGCTGGTGACCTATGTGCTGCTGGTGGCGATCCTGGTGTTCGTGATGGGCCGCTGGGAGCGCGCCATGCGCATCCCGGGGTATACGACATGA